Proteins encoded within one genomic window of Candidatus Campbellbacteria bacterium:
- the infB gene encoding translation initiation factor IF-2 → MTENTSTTKKERNDLPDRPPVITVMGHIDHGKSQLLDHIRHTNVVEGESGGITQHISAYEVVHESKEHGTKKITFLDTPGHEAFQAVRAHGAQVADIAILVVAADEGVKPQTKEALETIKAAGIPYIVALNKIDRPEASTERTKMSLSEHEIYIEEYGGDVPCVPISAKTGEGLDVLLDMILLVAELEELKGDPEDDPTGVIIESNVDQRKGVSATLIIKNGTIETGNFIVAGDAYAPIRIMEDFVGKKIPQASFSMPVRIVGFNKPPAVGSTFQIVKNKKEAEALVKENVTERKQASTEMATGEKKEIVFPLIIRADVQGCLEAIKHEFNKIESDLVEIKIVSEGVGSISESDVKMVAGNDHSTILGFRTPIDAGVSDVAERMNVEIETFDVIYKLTEWLGEKIKEITPLQEIDEELGQAKILKNFSRSKNKQVLGGKVTEGKLTKGDRIKILRRGENVGRGRILELQSQKIKTNEVHEDSEFGTMLETKEDVSSGDTLVAFKTVEK, encoded by the coding sequence ATGACTGAGAACACTTCAACAACTAAAAAAGAAAGGAATGATCTGCCGGATCGACCTCCGGTTATAACTGTTATGGGTCATATCGACCATGGTAAGTCACAGCTGTTGGACCATATTCGACATACAAACGTAGTCGAAGGCGAAAGTGGCGGGATCACTCAGCACATCAGCGCTTACGAGGTTGTACACGAGTCCAAGGAACACGGCACTAAAAAAATAACTTTTCTTGACACACCGGGGCACGAAGCCTTTCAAGCCGTGCGAGCACACGGAGCTCAGGTGGCTGATATAGCGATTCTTGTGGTTGCGGCGGACGAAGGTGTCAAACCGCAAACAAAGGAGGCACTAGAAACTATAAAGGCCGCTGGGATTCCGTATATCGTAGCCCTTAACAAGATAGATAGACCGGAAGCCAGCACCGAAAGAACAAAAATGTCCCTCTCAGAGCACGAAATATATATTGAGGAATATGGCGGTGACGTGCCTTGCGTTCCCATTTCTGCCAAAACCGGCGAAGGACTAGACGTCCTCTTAGATATGATCCTCTTAGTCGCTGAGCTTGAAGAGCTAAAGGGAGACCCGGAAGACGATCCGACGGGGGTCATCATAGAAAGTAACGTAGACCAAAGAAAAGGTGTTTCTGCTACTCTTATAATAAAGAATGGAACAATAGAGACCGGCAATTTTATAGTGGCCGGGGATGCTTACGCGCCGATACGTATTATGGAGGATTTCGTCGGAAAGAAAATTCCTCAAGCTAGTTTTTCTATGCCAGTTCGCATTGTGGGATTCAATAAACCTCCAGCGGTCGGTTCGACTTTTCAAATAGTGAAAAACAAGAAAGAAGCGGAGGCGCTAGTTAAAGAAAATGTGACTGAAAGAAAACAGGCATCGACTGAGATGGCAACAGGAGAGAAAAAAGAGATCGTTTTTCCACTCATCATCCGTGCTGACGTTCAAGGGTGTCTCGAGGCCATAAAGCATGAGTTTAACAAAATCGAAAGCGATTTGGTGGAGATCAAGATAGTTAGCGAAGGCGTAGGTAGTATCAGTGAAAGTGACGTAAAGATGGTAGCCGGTAATGATCACTCAACAATCCTTGGTTTTAGAACTCCGATAGACGCCGGTGTCAGTGATGTCGCCGAACGAATGAATGTCGAAATTGAAACTTTTGACGTTATTTACAAGCTCACAGAGTGGCTCGGAGAAAAAATAAAAGAGATCACGCCGCTACAAGAAATAGACGAGGAGTTGGGACAAGCCAAAATACTCAAGAACTTTAGCAGAAGTAAAAATAAGCAAGTTTTGGGCGGCAAAGTAACCGAAGGCAAACTAACCAAAGGAGATAGGATAAAAATACTTCGCAGAGGTGAAAACGTTGGACGAGGCAGAATCTTAGAGTTACAATCACAGAAGATAAAAACGAATGAAGTACATGAAGATTCGGAGTTCGGCACCATGCTCGAGACAAAGGAAGATGTGTCGTCCGGAGACACATTGGTAGCTTTCAAAACTGTAGAGAAATAG
- a CDS encoding ribosome-binding factor A, producing MTIRQKKVAELIHKLAAEYVSREANSLSMITVTGADISRDLVNAKVFFTVLPEDKEESASEFLERKKYDFREYVRKSTSLKILPKIDFALDLGEKNRQRIEELSKK from the coding sequence ATGACAATACGTCAGAAAAAAGTGGCAGAGCTTATACACAAACTCGCCGCCGAATATGTCTCGCGCGAAGCAAATTCGCTCTCTATGATAACCGTAACCGGAGCCGATATTTCTCGTGACTTGGTTAATGCTAAAGTCTTCTTTACGGTTTTACCGGAAGACAAAGAAGAATCGGCGAGTGAATTCCTGGAAAGGAAAAAATATGATTTCAGAGAGTACGTACGCAAGAGTACTTCACTCAAAATACTACCAAAAATAGATTTTGCCCTTGACCTTGGCGAGAAAAACCGTCAACGTATTGAAGAACTTTCAAAAAAGTAA
- the murE gene encoding UDP-N-acetylmuramyl-tripeptide synthetase, whose translation MKKLIKRLLPERSLLFYHYLVAIFAAIRFGFPSRDMVVIGVTGTKGKTSAANFIWSVLQMSDYKTGIITTANIRIGHKEITNDMHMTMPGRFAIQKLLSEMAEEGCTHVVVETTSEGLKQFRHVGINYDYCIFTNLYPEHLSSHEGSMEKYKEQKGVLFKTLSRSRRKVVNNRRIAKVNIVNRDSDYAEYFGSFKADHKTDFSIEEKSDFQAKNIEDTELGVAFKVNGDKYEILIPGKFNVYNALPAIAVAKEEKIPKENVARGLKQLSIIPGRMERIDVGQNFFTFVDYAHERESMRQSLETASSIVRPSDRIIVLLGAEGGGRDIAKRSAMGEVAASIADCVVVSNVDPYDSDPEEILEDIARASEEHGKVRDKDLFVIEDRREGIRKALSLARPDDIVMITGKGSEQSIIIGNKKIPWDDREVTQEELLNMKK comes from the coding sequence ATGAAAAAGCTTATCAAAAGGTTGCTTCCGGAAAGATCGCTGCTTTTTTATCACTATTTAGTAGCTATATTCGCCGCCATACGCTTTGGCTTTCCATCACGCGACATGGTTGTAATAGGTGTTACCGGTACAAAGGGCAAAACCTCGGCAGCAAACTTCATTTGGTCTGTTCTGCAAATGAGCGACTATAAGACCGGCATCATCACAACGGCCAATATTCGCATCGGGCACAAAGAGATAACCAACGATATGCATATGACAATGCCCGGCCGATTTGCTATTCAAAAACTTCTCAGTGAGATGGCAGAGGAAGGATGTACGCACGTAGTGGTAGAAACTACTTCAGAGGGCCTTAAGCAGTTCCGACACGTAGGCATAAATTACGATTACTGTATATTTACGAACCTCTATCCTGAACACCTATCTTCGCACGAAGGAAGTATGGAAAAATATAAAGAACAAAAAGGGGTTCTGTTCAAAACTCTTTCGCGTTCCCGTCGCAAGGTAGTAAATAACAGACGTATTGCCAAGGTAAACATAGTCAATCGTGACAGTGACTACGCCGAATATTTCGGATCATTCAAGGCCGATCATAAAACAGACTTTTCAATTGAAGAAAAATCAGACTTTCAAGCCAAAAATATAGAGGATACTGAGCTCGGAGTCGCCTTTAAGGTCAACGGAGACAAATACGAGATCTTGATCCCTGGCAAATTTAATGTGTATAACGCCCTCCCTGCCATAGCCGTGGCAAAAGAAGAGAAAATTCCCAAAGAAAATGTCGCCAGAGGACTAAAGCAACTAAGCATTATTCCCGGACGAATGGAAAGGATAGACGTGGGTCAAAATTTCTTTACCTTTGTCGACTACGCTCACGAACGTGAAAGTATGCGACAATCTCTAGAAACGGCCAGCTCCATCGTGCGTCCAAGCGATCGAATAATAGTTCTCTTAGGAGCCGAGGGAGGCGGTAGAGACATCGCCAAGCGCAGTGCTATGGGAGAAGTAGCGGCTAGTATTGCTGACTGCGTTGTCGTATCTAACGTTGACCCCTATGATAGCGACCCGGAAGAAATACTGGAAGATATCGCCCGAGCCTCGGAAGAACACGGAAAGGTTCGCGACAAAGATCTTTTTGTTATAGAAGATCGGCGCGAAGGAATACGAAAGGCGCTTTCACTAGCGCGTCCGGATGACATCGTAATGATAACCGGCAAAGGATCTGAGCAATCCATCATAATAGGAAATAAAAAAATTCCCTGGGATGACAGAGAAGTAACCCAGGAAGAGCTTCTTAATATGAAAAAATAA
- a CDS encoding DUF6612 family protein, producing MNKQLTDYVRTQLEAGVSREDITRALKSEGGWTEEEIDKALKIVEGDLGNTSSADQEQPETRTENITSSQASSSAPLLVGVVVLLFVGGIAGAAYFRNHIPFLNFSERPPEDLLERIGQAYKELDSFSFSTQADITTEGPMSYFDPLAKEDPSELVSMDYSVNIDGGFDVSDVNSITATMNASMETSTSENFKAGSNDFDSELAIRFIDNTLYINLAKAPNIGFFSLSPFENQWISIDPESSEEFGYSISEEELDKNVEEVIAQAMEVAGQLKEINAEHGGFEVAYEGTERIEGDSSYHFAIGINKENIYDTLVAISEEFSVEGEEVNYPPRSELEEMLKPVENVSLDVYVSKSNYLVTKESLSAEYSDDEEASGTMNVTTTYSNFNEPLNVEAPEDARSFEDVLNEMFGPMMNSQMNTGVNQGDGSDSFEIDS from the coding sequence ATGAATAAGCAACTAACTGATTACGTACGCACCCAACTCGAAGCAGGAGTGTCACGCGAAGACATCACTCGGGCTTTAAAATCCGAAGGCGGATGGACAGAAGAAGAAATTGACAAGGCATTAAAGATCGTTGAAGGCGACCTTGGCAATACAAGCTCTGCTGACCAGGAACAGCCTGAGACTAGAACAGAGAACATCACTAGTAGCCAAGCAAGCTCTTCTGCTCCTCTCCTGGTTGGGGTAGTGGTACTCCTTTTTGTGGGAGGAATAGCTGGTGCTGCTTATTTTAGAAATCATATTCCCTTCTTAAATTTTAGCGAACGCCCACCAGAAGATCTGCTCGAAAGAATAGGTCAAGCTTATAAAGAGCTTGATTCCTTTTCATTTTCAACTCAAGCGGATATCACGACGGAAGGACCTATGTCTTACTTTGATCCTCTTGCCAAGGAAGACCCTTCGGAGTTAGTTTCAATGGATTATTCCGTGAATATTGACGGCGGTTTTGATGTCTCGGATGTTAATTCAATAACGGCTACTATGAATGCATCAATGGAAACTTCTACTTCTGAAAACTTCAAGGCCGGTAGTAATGACTTTGATTCTGAATTGGCGATCAGATTTATAGACAATACGCTGTATATAAATCTAGCTAAAGCCCCGAATATTGGATTTTTCTCCTTGTCTCCGTTTGAAAACCAGTGGATCTCTATAGACCCAGAAAGTAGTGAGGAATTTGGTTACTCTATTTCAGAAGAAGAACTCGACAAAAACGTAGAAGAAGTGATCGCTCAAGCAATGGAAGTGGCCGGACAGCTAAAAGAAATTAACGCCGAACACGGAGGTTTTGAAGTAGCCTACGAAGGAACCGAAAGGATAGAAGGCGACAGTTCTTATCATTTTGCTATAGGCATAAACAAGGAAAATATTTACGACACACTCGTCGCTATATCAGAAGAATTTAGCGTGGAAGGCGAAGAAGTTAATTATCCACCGCGTTCAGAACTAGAAGAAATGCTGAAACCAGTTGAAAACGTATCTTTAGACGTTTACGTTAGCAAATCAAACTATCTCGTCACAAAAGAATCGTTAAGCGCTGAGTACAGTGATGACGAAGAAGCTAGCGGCACTATGAACGTAACTACAACCTACTCCAACTTCAATGAACCATTAAACGTCGAAGCTCCAGAAGACGCTAGGTCATTTGAAGATGTACTCAATGAGATGTTCGGTCCTATGATGAACTCACAGATGAATACTGGAGTAAATCAAGGTGACGGCTCAGATTCTTTTGAGATTGATAGCTGA
- a CDS encoding SPFH domain-containing protein yields the protein MKSYFDILGAYFDVEGFNRSQEQSETFVIPKVESYILGAIISTAFAIVAWILLLVTFGMLSIDLNIALSLLMAIGVWMVVFAGGLVSIEVGFLGVIVILGERIKNAHLGEGVFWLIPFFTSSEYVDARQQHKDTHVNQALTKGTGKVGKVDLDVDVNSAWLVDNPYRRLNVNMANIEGLVDDAIRSSVVSVIGRHTRKQVFRKHQKISKETKYGEGVSELSVEIAKEIEGNIATFGGKIVRVYISTLLPDAKLIEQERRVAIEEAQRDAERIQSQHVIDEVNKIAKETGASKEQAGQWFLAQIDKAEIKVDQNNFNVNTETLDALKVISDSVINKILGKQGD from the coding sequence ATGAAAAGCTACTTCGACATTCTCGGAGCCTACTTTGACGTTGAAGGATTCAACAGATCACAAGAGCAAAGCGAGACCTTTGTCATTCCCAAGGTAGAAAGTTACATCCTTGGGGCTATAATTTCGACAGCATTCGCGATTGTAGCTTGGATCCTACTGCTAGTTACCTTCGGCATGCTTTCGATAGATCTCAATATCGCATTGAGTTTGTTGATGGCAATTGGCGTATGGATGGTGGTCTTCGCAGGCGGCCTGGTAAGCATTGAAGTGGGGTTTCTGGGAGTCATCGTAATTCTGGGTGAGCGTATTAAAAATGCTCATCTAGGTGAAGGTGTCTTCTGGCTCATCCCCTTCTTCACCAGCTCAGAGTACGTGGACGCCCGACAACAGCATAAAGATACCCACGTTAACCAAGCGCTAACAAAAGGAACAGGCAAGGTAGGCAAAGTAGACTTGGACGTGGATGTAAACTCTGCATGGCTAGTGGACAATCCGTACAGACGACTGAACGTCAATATGGCAAACATTGAAGGTTTAGTAGATGATGCTATAAGGAGCTCAGTTGTAAGCGTAATTGGACGTCACACCAGAAAACAGGTTTTTAGAAAACACCAAAAAATATCCAAAGAAACTAAATACGGAGAAGGCGTTAGTGAGCTTAGTGTAGAAATCGCGAAAGAGATCGAGGGAAACATCGCAACTTTTGGCGGAAAGATCGTTAGGGTCTACATCTCTACCCTCCTGCCGGACGCAAAACTGATAGAACAAGAACGCCGGGTGGCAATTGAGGAAGCACAACGAGACGCTGAGCGAATTCAATCCCAGCACGTAATCGATGAAGTAAATAAAATCGCAAAGGAAACGGGGGCGTCCAAAGAACAAGCGGGTCAGTGGTTCCTTGCACAAATTGATAAGGCCGAAATCAAGGTTGATCAGAACAACTTCAACGTAAACACAGAAACTCTTGACGCTCTCAAGGTAATTAGCGATTCCGTGATCAACAAGATCTTGGGGAAACAAGGTGACTAA
- a CDS encoding pilin codes for MANFLKSFLILSLVLGMFLPTDSLFAQETIEPVGSTEVEKKDFTLVPEACTGEDAATECGFDDFLQLIANIMGFLLVFSLSLATVFFAWAGFRYATAAGDTSQTEAAKKIFTNVAIGLVLVFGAYLLVQVIVSALGVETNFNQFLEDYGG; via the coding sequence ATGGCTAATTTTCTAAAATCCTTTTTAATTCTATCTTTAGTTTTGGGAATGTTTTTGCCTACAGATAGTCTTTTCGCGCAGGAGACAATTGAACCGGTGGGCAGTACAGAGGTAGAGAAAAAAGATTTTACGCTTGTACCCGAAGCCTGTACGGGAGAAGATGCCGCCACGGAATGCGGTTTTGATGATTTCTTGCAATTAATTGCCAACATAATGGGATTTCTCTTGGTCTTTTCTTTATCTCTAGCGACGGTTTTCTTTGCTTGGGCGGGATTCAGGTATGCTACAGCCGCGGGGGATACTTCTCAAACAGAAGCTGCCAAAAAGATCTTTACCAACGTCGCCATCGGCTTAGTGCTGGTCTTTGGAGCCTACCTTTTGGTACAGGTAATTGTCTCTGCACTTGGCGTGGAAACCAATTTCAATCAGTTCTTAGAGGATTATGGTGGGTAA
- a CDS encoding extracellular solute-binding protein, whose product MKNSFQTILLFIFGIGAVVGVASFALYQTFNSDRNIPEIDMWGSLPAEYFTYLDENEIDDPYLEKINYREIRPENFDQTLVEALADGNGPDLILLKHDSIYEHRNRVYKIPFENYSASDYYDTYIQAAEIFEGADGFYALPAVVDPMVMYWNRSILSSELISSPPSYWDEMRDFSERITQTDGFLDISRSAVSLGTYDNITNAKDILSLLLMQSGSPIVTGSEGSHRASFSQVTDELSLPPSEALNFYTEFANPERGAYTWNSSLPSSRESFLAEDLALYFGFASEESELIDANPNLSFGVSMMPQVQSSSRRVTFGDLYGFAVIRNSDNTDVAFNALYALSSQSGLELLDERTGLPSVHNSLLAEDPTKASSRVFVDSTLITKTWFDPDRRETYRAFKRMVESVRSNARDAKSALDRLSREINNMFGR is encoded by the coding sequence ATGAAAAACAGTTTTCAGACAATCTTATTATTCATTTTTGGTATCGGAGCTGTTGTTGGTGTGGCCAGCTTTGCTCTTTACCAAACCTTTAATAGCGATAGAAATATTCCTGAAATTGATATGTGGGGCTCATTGCCGGCTGAGTACTTTACCTATCTCGACGAAAACGAAATAGATGATCCTTATTTGGAAAAAATAAATTATAGGGAAATTCGCCCCGAGAATTTTGACCAGACTCTTGTTGAGGCACTGGCCGACGGTAATGGGCCGGATCTGATCCTGCTCAAACACGACTCAATATACGAGCACCGCAACCGGGTATATAAAATACCGTTTGAAAATTATAGCGCTTCTGATTATTACGACACCTATATACAGGCTGCGGAGATCTTTGAAGGCGCCGATGGATTCTATGCCCTGCCCGCCGTAGTGGACCCAATGGTTATGTACTGGAATCGTTCTATATTGTCTTCTGAGCTTATTTCTTCTCCGCCTAGTTATTGGGATGAAATGCGTGATTTTAGCGAACGAATTACTCAGACCGATGGCTTTCTCGATATTTCTCGGAGCGCCGTATCTCTAGGTACGTATGACAACATAACGAACGCAAAAGATATTCTTTCGTTACTTTTGATGCAGTCCGGATCTCCTATAGTTACCGGAAGCGAAGGCAGTCACCGGGCTTCATTTTCACAAGTAACAGATGAACTTTCTTTACCACCTTCGGAAGCACTTAATTTCTATACCGAATTTGCCAATCCGGAGAGAGGTGCCTATACGTGGAACTCATCTCTACCTTCTTCTCGCGAATCTTTCCTAGCCGAAGATCTTGCGTTGTACTTTGGCTTTGCCTCAGAGGAGAGCGAGCTAATCGATGCCAACCCCAATCTTTCTTTTGGGGTTTCTATGATGCCGCAAGTGCAGTCGAGCTCAAGGAGGGTAACTTTTGGTGATTTGTATGGATTTGCGGTGATACGCAACTCAGATAATACAGATGTCGCGTTTAACGCCCTTTACGCTCTATCGAGTCAGTCCGGTTTAGAGCTTCTAGACGAGCGCACCGGGCTGCCATCCGTTCATAACTCTCTCCTTGCCGAAGATCCAACAAAGGCATCTTCGCGCGTGTTCGTTGACTCAACTCTTATAACCAAGACTTGGTTTGATCCCGATCGCAGAGAAACGTATCGGGCATTCAAGAGAATGGTGGAGTCGGTACGATCTAACGCGAGAGACGCAAAATCAGCCTTGGATCGCTTGTCTCGAGAGATAAATAATATGTTTGGTAGATAA
- a CDS encoding methyltransferase domain-containing protein, which yields MYFSDPEYNIQQLGPKEGDEVADLGAGSGAHTFVLAEAVGLPGAVYAVDIQKDILKELSTRATKEGYTNIAPLVADIEREKGIELDDSSLDSAVASNVLFQTDDRPAFLKEAFRILKPEGRLLVIDWSESFRGMGPPPENVVSAEEVKNIATEVGFKFEKEISAGAHHYGLIFIKK from the coding sequence ATGTATTTTTCAGATCCTGAGTACAATATTCAGCAACTAGGTCCGAAAGAAGGTGACGAGGTAGCTGATCTGGGAGCAGGTTCCGGGGCGCATACATTTGTATTAGCCGAAGCAGTCGGTTTGCCCGGCGCAGTTTATGCTGTTGATATACAAAAGGATATTCTTAAGGAATTATCAACACGCGCGACAAAAGAAGGATATACCAATATAGCTCCGTTAGTAGCTGACATAGAGCGTGAAAAGGGAATTGAGCTAGATGATAGCTCGCTCGATTCAGCAGTAGCATCAAATGTCCTTTTCCAGACTGACGACAGACCCGCTTTTTTAAAAGAAGCATTTCGCATATTAAAGCCGGAAGGTCGGTTGTTGGTGATAGACTGGAGTGAATCTTTTAGGGGGATGGGACCACCGCCAGAAAATGTTGTTTCGGCTGAGGAAGTAAAGAATATTGCTACAGAGGTAGGTTTTAAGTTTGAAAAAGAAATTAGCGCGGGCGCGCACCATTATGGTCTTATATTCATTAAGAAATAA
- the gyrA gene encoding DNA gyrase subunit A — MTEKNEENKENKKGIISRKIIAEMKESYLDYAMSVIVSRALPDVRDGLKPVHRRIVYTMHELGLNPGGKTRKSAKITGDVTGNYHPHGDMAVYDAMVNLSQPFSMRYPLIVSQGNFGSIDGDPPAASRYTEAKMSKIAQELIRDIGKDTVDWRPNYEGTRREPSLLPSAVPNLLLNGTLGIAVGMATNIPPHNLREISDAILHLVDNPKATTEDLLQFVKGPDYPTGAIAFNFKDIKQAYANGRGGVVTRGEAEIVEDKKGNFQIVITSIPYRVNRANLVIKIADLVRDKKLEGIKGLRDESTDWDDTRIVVELKGGAHPQKVLNYLYKHTQLEDTFHFNIVALVDGVPQTLSLKTILEEFIEHRRQVIVRRTQYDLDRALEREHILLGLKKALDHIDEIIQIIKKSKDRDVAKSNLIKKFKFSDRQTEAILAMQLQRLAGLERQKIEDELKSVQKLIKELRALLESPKKIKGVIKDETKEIADKYGDERRTKIIKGELKDLSVEDLVPDDENVLVLTSGGYIKRSSPDEFKRQKRGGVGVVDMNTKEEDFVQTFITTNLHSDLLFFTDAGKVYQMKMYDLPEGKRATKGKSVMNFLSLEHGEHVTSVLAMHKDVKASDCSVMMVTREGVIKKVNAESFHDVRRSGILAIKLGATDRLIATGFVESGESVMVATKEGQAIRFKESDIREMGRAAGGVRGIKLGKDDHVVGSGVISKNTKGANVFVVSENGYGKQTPVDEYKIQKRGGSGIKTVKLNSKTGKLVSAKILDEETEEVVAISKKSQVIRMASDDIPRLGRQTQGVRLMKLRAQDSVASVVAL, encoded by the coding sequence ATGACCGAGAAAAACGAAGAAAATAAAGAAAACAAGAAAGGCATAATTTCTCGAAAGATCATTGCCGAAATGAAAGAGTCATACCTCGACTACGCTATGTCGGTGATAGTCTCGAGGGCTTTGCCGGACGTGCGTGACGGTCTAAAGCCGGTTCATCGCCGTATTGTATACACAATGCATGAACTAGGGCTTAACCCTGGCGGTAAAACTCGTAAGTCCGCGAAAATCACCGGTGACGTCACCGGTAACTATCACCCGCACGGTGATATGGCTGTTTATGACGCTATGGTCAACTTAAGCCAGCCTTTTAGTATGCGTTATCCCTTGATAGTGAGCCAAGGTAACTTTGGTTCTATTGATGGAGATCCGCCGGCGGCGTCCAGATATACCGAGGCAAAAATGTCAAAAATTGCCCAAGAACTGATCCGTGATATTGGAAAGGATACTGTAGATTGGAGGCCAAACTATGAAGGTACGCGCCGTGAACCGTCTCTACTTCCTTCCGCTGTGCCAAACCTTCTATTAAACGGAACTCTCGGTATCGCCGTGGGAATGGCAACGAATATACCTCCGCACAATTTGCGTGAAATTTCCGACGCTATTTTGCATCTTGTAGATAATCCTAAGGCCACAACTGAAGATCTATTGCAGTTTGTTAAGGGTCCCGATTATCCAACCGGAGCAATAGCGTTCAATTTTAAAGATATAAAACAAGCTTACGCGAATGGTCGTGGTGGTGTTGTCACTAGAGGAGAAGCGGAAATAGTTGAAGACAAAAAGGGGAATTTTCAAATAGTTATTACCTCGATTCCGTATCGGGTGAATAGAGCTAATTTGGTCATAAAAATAGCCGATCTTGTTCGTGATAAGAAACTTGAGGGAATAAAGGGACTGCGTGATGAATCTACGGATTGGGATGACACCAGGATCGTAGTTGAACTCAAAGGCGGCGCTCATCCGCAAAAAGTTCTTAACTATCTCTACAAACATACACAATTGGAAGACACCTTCCACTTCAATATAGTCGCTCTGGTAGATGGGGTTCCGCAGACGCTTTCTTTGAAGACCATTCTCGAAGAATTCATAGAGCATCGTCGTCAGGTCATCGTACGGCGTACTCAATATGATCTGGATCGAGCTCTGGAAAGAGAGCATATACTTTTGGGACTGAAAAAAGCTCTGGATCATATTGATGAAATAATCCAGATAATTAAAAAATCCAAGGATCGCGATGTCGCGAAAAGCAACCTTATAAAGAAATTCAAGTTCTCCGACAGACAGACTGAAGCTATCCTCGCTATGCAACTGCAGCGCTTGGCTGGATTGGAAAGACAAAAAATCGAAGACGAACTGAAGAGCGTGCAAAAACTCATCAAGGAATTACGCGCCCTTCTTGAAAGTCCGAAGAAGATCAAGGGAGTTATAAAAGATGAAACCAAAGAAATAGCCGATAAATACGGTGATGAACGTCGTACTAAGATCATCAAGGGAGAACTAAAAGATCTCTCGGTAGAAGACTTGGTGCCGGATGATGAAAACGTCTTGGTGCTTACTTCCGGTGGTTATATAAAACGATCCTCTCCGGACGAATTCAAACGTCAGAAACGAGGCGGAGTTGGTGTCGTTGATATGAATACAAAAGAAGAAGACTTTGTTCAGACCTTTATCACGACCAATCTACACTCAGACCTGCTCTTCTTTACTGACGCCGGAAAGGTTTATCAAATGAAAATGTATGATCTGCCCGAAGGCAAGCGCGCTACCAAAGGTAAGTCAGTTATGAATTTCCTTTCTTTGGAACACGGAGAGCACGTAACCAGCGTGTTGGCTATGCACAAAGACGTGAAGGCGAGTGATTGCTCGGTTATGATGGTTACTCGAGAAGGTGTTATTAAAAAGGTTAACGCGGAGAGCTTTCATGATGTGAGGCGCTCGGGGATCTTAGCTATAAAATTGGGAGCTACGGATCGACTTATCGCGACTGGTTTTGTAGAGTCTGGAGAAAGCGTAATGGTGGCTACTAAAGAAGGACAGGCTATAAGGTTCAAGGAGTCTGACATTCGAGAGATGGGACGCGCGGCCGGCGGTGTCCGCGGGATCAAGCTTGGCAAAGATGATCATGTCGTAGGGTCCGGGGTCATTAGCAAAAACACAAAAGGGGCGAATGTGTTCGTTGTTAGTGAGAACGGATATGGGAAACAAACTCCGGTTGATGAATACAAAATTCAAAAAAGAGGCGGTTCCGGAATTAAAACCGTAAAGCTCAATAGCAAAACCGGTAAATTAGTGTCCGCTAAAATTCTCGACGAAGAAACTGAGGAAGTAGTGGCCATATCGAAGAAGAGCCAGGTAATAAGGATGGCTTCTGACGATATTCCTAGACTCGGACGCCAAACTCAGGGAGTGCGTCTTATGAAATTGCGTGCTCAAGATTCGGTGGCTTCCGTGGTGGCGCTTTAA